A single genomic interval of Deferribacterota bacterium harbors:
- a CDS encoding ABC transporter permease — translation MKFCHGKDTMKIDYTIDRQTLTLYPSNIEHILHDIGSIKQIIKNKKIKTVYLNLKNINSYDDFAASVVCYFHNKIKTFNISLELLSAPDDFKSLCDNIESLQITKDKEREKEQILVLIGKKTFEIIYKIINHIEYIGDLFVSLLTIIIKPKILRKKETIDLMNKVGVNAIPIVGLISFLMGLIMAFMSSIQLKQFGANIYVASLVGLAMARELGPIMTSIIVAGRSGSAFAAELGTMKISDEIDALTVMGFNINRFLVLPRLIATIIVLPILTVFSNLFANIGGLLVGVFMLNLTFPAYIHQLYVTLSAGDILHGIVKSAIFAFLIAEIGCFRGLTVKKTTDDVGKATTSAVVSGIFLIILTDSIIAVLLTYI, via the coding sequence GTGAAGTTTTGCCATGGTAAAGATACTATGAAAATAGATTATACAATTGATAGACAAACTCTTACTTTGTACCCCAGCAATATTGAACATATCTTGCATGATATTGGATCAATTAAACAGATAATAAAAAATAAAAAAATAAAAACAGTCTATCTGAATCTAAAAAATATTAATAGCTATGACGATTTTGCTGCATCAGTGGTATGTTATTTCCATAATAAAATTAAAACCTTTAATATATCATTAGAACTATTATCAGCACCTGATGACTTTAAATCATTATGTGATAATATCGAATCATTACAAATTACAAAAGATAAAGAAAGAGAAAAGGAGCAAATATTAGTATTAATTGGTAAGAAGACTTTTGAAATAATATATAAAATAATAAATCATATTGAATATATAGGTGATTTATTTGTATCACTTTTAACTATTATTATCAAACCAAAAATATTAAGAAAAAAAGAAACTATTGATCTGATGAATAAAGTTGGTGTTAATGCAATACCAATTGTTGGCTTAATAAGCTTTTTAATGGGATTAATTATGGCATTTATGTCTTCTATACAATTAAAACAATTTGGAGCAAATATATATGTTGCTAGTTTAGTTGGATTAGCTATGGCTAGAGAATTAGGCCCTATCATGACCTCTATAATAGTTGCAGGAAGAAGTGGTTCAGCGTTTGCCGCAGAATTAGGTACAATGAAAATTTCTGATGAAATTGATGCTTTAACTGTAATGGGTTTTAATATAAATAGATTTTTAGTCTTACCACGCCTTATTGCAACAATAATAGTACTACCTATACTTACTGTTTTCTCAAATTTATTTGCTAATATTGGTGGGCTATTGGTGGGAGTATTTATGTTAAACCTAACATTTCCTGCCTATATTCACCAACTATATGTTACCTTATCAGCTGGTGATATTCTACATGGCATAGTAAAAAGTGCAATTTTTGCCTTTTTAATAGCCGAAATTGGATGTTTTAGAGGGTTGACTGTTAAAAAAACAACAGATGATGTAGGAAAAGCTACAACATCTGCAGTTGTTAGTGGGATATTTTTAATCATACTTACAGATTCAATAATTGCTGTGTTATTAACCTATATTTAG
- a CDS encoding SDR family oxidoreductase: protein MNTILITGANRGIGLETTKIFSKNNWNVIACCRNPNGEIELNMLSKNMNNIKILKLDLDNFDNIENLKYELNNTNIDILLNNAGIYGDPIGQEFGKINYESFNNALKINLLAPLKLSETLIDNVLKSNKKIIAFITSMMGSITLNKNGDEIIYRVTKAAANMAVKCLSNKLRDKKVTVLAMHPGWVKTRMGGPNAPTTAVESASGIYKVLSTITFKSSGLFIDYKGEVLPW from the coding sequence ATGAATACAATTTTAATAACTGGAGCAAACAGGGGAATAGGGTTAGAAACAACGAAGATTTTTTCAAAAAATAATTGGAATGTTATAGCTTGCTGTAGAAATCCAAATGGTGAGATAGAGTTAAATATGCTTTCAAAAAATATGAACAATATAAAAATTTTAAAGCTAGATTTAGATAATTTTGATAATATTGAAAATTTAAAATATGAATTAAATAATACTAATATTGATATTTTACTAAATAATGCTGGTATCTATGGGGATCCTATTGGCCAAGAATTTGGTAAAATAAATTATGAATCCTTCAATAATGCTTTAAAAATAAATTTACTAGCGCCACTAAAATTATCTGAAACTCTTATAGATAATGTTTTAAAAAGTAATAAAAAGATAATTGCTTTTATTACATCAATGATGGGTAGCATAACATTAAATAAAAATGGGGATGAGATAATATATAGGGTTACAAAAGCTGCCGCTAATATGGCAGTAAAATGCCTTTCAAATAAGCTAAGAGACAAAAAAGTTACGGTGTTAGCTATGCACCCAGGATGGGTAAAAACAAGAATGGGAGGCCCTAATGCACCAACAACAGCAGTTGAATCAGCTAGTGGTATCTATAAAGTTTTAAGCACAATAACCTTTAAAAGTAGTGGCTTATTTATAGATTATAAGGGTGAAGTTTTGCCATGGTAA
- a CDS encoding aminotransferase class V-fold PLP-dependent enzyme gives MIYLDYAATHPVYMSMAREIAQVINKYFYNPSSLYKPSIETKNFYEKQRSILADVIGVYKENLIFLSSATEASNTIIKGLNYKGRNKVILWEGEHPAVYEPLINMSDIKRETIKTKKGYVEFSDIEQFIDGNVKLICLMHVNNETGALNDITNISKKIKEIDKDILIFSDTTQSFAKRPIDLTNIDFACFSSHKIGGLRGIAAMYIKNKNLIKPLLEGGGQEMGLRSGTENVYAAYTMAKAAKLTYNIFNDKNNHLQSLNNFLRDNCRLRNFNINSPDCSVYNIFNFSTMNLPSEVLINALSDMEIYVSSGSACSSKTKGSRTLRSMDFNSDIIDTSIRVSLHPTTTIRDLEVLFESIDKVVNTFII, from the coding sequence ATGATATATTTAGATTATGCGGCAACTCACCCAGTTTATATGAGTATGGCCAGGGAGATAGCCCAGGTAATAAATAAATATTTTTATAACCCCTCTTCATTGTATAAACCGTCTATTGAGACAAAGAATTTTTATGAAAAACAAAGATCAATATTAGCTGATGTAATAGGTGTATATAAAGAGAATTTAATATTTCTCTCCTCTGCAACTGAAGCCTCAAATACAATTATAAAAGGGCTAAATTATAAAGGTAGAAATAAAGTTATATTGTGGGAGGGCGAACATCCTGCTGTTTATGAACCACTTATAAATATGTCAGATATAAAAAGAGAGACTATTAAGACAAAAAAAGGCTATGTTGAATTTAGTGATATTGAGCAATTTATTGATGGCAATGTAAAATTAATATGTTTGATGCATGTTAACAATGAGACAGGTGCGCTAAATGATATAACTAATATTTCAAAAAAAATTAAAGAGATTGACAAAGATATACTTATTTTTTCAGATACAACACAATCATTTGCGAAAAGACCAATTGATTTAACAAATATAGATTTTGCTTGTTTTTCTTCACACAAAATAGGGGGTCTTAGAGGAATAGCTGCAATGTATATAAAAAATAAAAACTTAATTAAACCTCTATTAGAGGGTGGTGGACAAGAGATGGGTTTAAGAAGCGGAACTGAGAATGTATATGCAGCCTATACTATGGCTAAAGCAGCTAAATTAACATACAATATTTTTAATGATAAAAATAATCATTTACAATCTCTAAATAACTTTTTGAGAGATAATTGCAGGTTAAGAAACTTTAATATTAATTCGCCTGATTGTTCGGTTTATAATATATTTAATTTTTCTACAATGAATCTACCTTCAGAGGTTTTAATAAATGCATTATCTGATATGGAGATTTACGTTTCAAGTGGGTCAGCTTGTAGTAGCAAGACAAAGGGAAGTAGAACATTAAGATCAATGGATTTTAATAGTGATATAATTGATACTTCTATTAGGGTGTCTTTACATCCAACTACCACAATAAGAGATCTTGAGGTATTATTCGAAAGCATTGATAAGGTGGTTAATACTTTTATAATATGA